One part of the Amphiura filiformis chromosome 5, Afil_fr2py, whole genome shotgun sequence genome encodes these proteins:
- the LOC140151877 gene encoding short transient receptor potential channel 4-like, with amino-acid sequence MISRQLGVLQISITGMVGDIVKFLILFSMTWISFTLGMTQLYRPFDELKLLECQDHAYDDSECEKPAFIDLLQSMKTLFWALFGLSDLHVLQINEVRETRMTEVLGNFIYALYLLVAVIVLLNALIAMMSSTYARIEQNAEMEWKYTRSIMMTEYILEGAVLPPPFNLIPDIWLFLSCLNPHKKRLLLKRSTLEKNRRSHFRETNEAITKRYIFELHRRVTKTRLASRKK; translated from the exons ATGATCAGTCGCCAATTGGGCGTTCTTCAAATATCAATTACTGGAATGGTCGGAGACATAGTCAAGTTTCTAATACTGTTCTCAATGACGTGGATATCGTTTACACTTGGTATGACACAACTTTATCGTCCTTTTGATGAGTTGAAGCTTTTAGAGTGTCAGGATCATGCATATGATGATTCAGAATGCGAAAAACCTGCCTTTATAGA CTTGTTACAATCCATGAAGACTCTCTTTTGGGCACTGTTTGGTTTGAGCGACCTGCACGTTTTACAGATCAACGAAGTACGTGAAACACGAATGACGGAAGTGCTTGGAAATTTCATATATGCTCTTTACTTGTTGGTAGCAGTTATAGTGTTACTCAATGCCTTGATTGCAATGATGAGTAGTACATATGCAAGGATCGAA CAAAATGCTGAAATGGAATGGAAATACACACGAAGCATAATGATGACTGAATATATTTTAGAGGGTGCGGTTTTGCCACCACCGTTCAACTTAATtccagatatttggctatttttgtCCTGTTTAAATCCACACAAGAAG CGACTTTTACTCAAAAGAAGCACCTTGGAGAAGAACCGACGTAGTCACTTTCGG GAAACCAACGAAGCCATTACCAAACGATACATATTTGAGCTACACCGCCGGGTAACAAAGACTCGTCTGGCATCGAGGAAGAAGTAA